One Salvelinus fontinalis isolate EN_2023a chromosome 22, ASM2944872v1, whole genome shotgun sequence genomic window, ATGTTcctgtaaaggactgtgttaaatatttaggaatacatctgtcaaaaaaacacttagtcagacaacatttgaatttctctcctaaaattaagagaactaaaaatatatttaataattggctacaaagatatctttctatacttgggagagtacttctgtccaaggcagagggactgtctcgttttgtgtacccctcattatcgttatgtgtaaatccagctacttgtaaagagatcaataagacctttcttgacttcatctggaaaaataagtctcacaaactaaaaaaatctgtcctttctaacaaaagagctgaaggcggtctagaagtgttggattttgttgacataaataacactttcGAGATAAACTGTCTGAAAAAAATGTTTGCTCGATACTGACTCaatatggtatttcattccaaataatgtgtttaataaaTTGGGAGGTCTTCgatttttactgaaatgtaattatattcttgaaagattacctgctaaattggctaggtttcaccaacaagctttaatggcctggaaaatatgttttctgcacaatttttcccctcataaagctcttttgtggaataattcagacattactgtaaggaataagtcattgttctaccccagctggcatgagaggaatattgactttgttctATATATTTTCGACAACAAGGGTAATATTCTCACATTTGAACAATTTATAACAATGAAAGAGTTTCCAATACCTTtcagagagtttatttctgtgatcaaagccgttcccagtggtctaactacactTATGAAAAATCATCTTAATTTTGGGAATGATAACAaagtttatccagaactcagattggaaggcgtcggcttacttgagaaatcttgttgtaataaataaataagacaaattcttcattcacaaaaccaacttacaccaagaggaaagtttttctggaacatgcttattcctgacattgtctggaaaaatgcatggttaaggccttacaaatactgtataccaaacaaagttaAGGAAGTGCACTTCAAAAGTTTACATAAGATATATCCATGTAACTCTATGATTTCCACATTTGTGGCTATTGATGATATCTGTGTTTTCTGTGAAAAAGAAGGTGAGAATCTGtctcacttgttctttgaatgtaaatttgtgtcagaattttgggaaaaACTTGCAAAGtacttatttaccattatgaacactgCCTATAATTTTAACATAAAATATTtaatatgttactattgcaatgataacaaaaCCACTGAAATGATTGTTAATTTTTTAATTAttgttgccaaatactttatacacaaacaaaaattccCAAATTCTATACCAAAATTACCAATTTTTCTGATTGAATTTAATTATCTTATTAAAACACTAACCCTAGTGAATAACAACAAGAATAACACCTTCATGAATCATTATAATAAGATATTTTCAGAGTGAATATAATTGcacttaaattgtttattttttgtattttatttttatattttttgtatgTTTGAGCATTGTTAAAACATGTGTTTGGTTTGCTAGACATgtttgatgtagcaatgtaagtagatttttgtattatgaatcaaatttttaaaaaataaaataaaaaaaagagccTCAAACTACAAAATGCTTCACATAATTATTTTACAAACCCAGGAAGTCAAAGGGTGTGCAatggtgtgtgaatactttagGGACCTGCTGGGTGCTGGCCATAAATCTATGGTGCTGTTCCACCCCCTTTCCATAAGAGATTATCTGCACCAAACATGCAGAGAAACGTGTATGTGCCACAGAAAGAACAAGTAAAACAGCTTATTCTACCACATCACTTATAGAACAATAACCTACATTTGAAAACCAAATACTCTGTGCTTCCATTCTATCCCAATGTCCATATTTTTCTAATCCTTGTATggaaaactacactgaacaaaaacataaaacgcaacaatttcaaagcttTTACTTAGTTattgttcatataaggaaatcagtcaattgaaataaataaattgggcccaaatctatagatttcacatgactgggaatacagatatgattttgttggtcacagaaatgcatctgttggtcctcatgcagcacgacagatctcattcacatagagttgatcaggctgttgattctgGCCTTGGAACgttgtcccacttctcttcaatggctgtacaATGCTGCTGGATATTtgcaggaactggaacatgctgtcgtacacattgatccagagcatcccaaacatgctcaatgggtgacatgtctggtgagtatgcaggccatggaagaactggcacATTTTCACCTTCCAgggattgtgtacagatccttgagacatggggcAATGCATTATCATGTGGAAACATGCggtgatggcagtggatgaatggcaccaCAATGGGCCACAGGATTTCGTCACTGTATCTCTATGTATTCAAATTGCCTTTGATAAAATAccattgtgttcattgtctgtagcttatgcctgcccataccataaccacacagccaccatggggcactctattcacaacgttgacatcagcaaaccgattgcccacacaacgccatactcGCTGTCTGCCAAGTAGAGTTGAAACCGgtattcatctgtgaagagcacacttcaggTGGTGAGCTTTTgaccactgaagttggttacatcgccgaactgcagtcaggtcaaaaccCTTGTGAGGACGATAAACacacagatttacatttacatttaagtcatttagcagacactcttatccagagtgacttacaagtacatacattcatacttttttgtactggccccccgtgggaatcgaacccacaaccctggcgttgcaagcgccatgctctaccaactgagccacatgggacagatgagcttccctgagacagtttgcGCAAAAgttatttggttgtgcaaacccagtttcatcagctgtccaggtggctgatctcagacaatcccacaggtgaagaagctggatgtggagatcctgggctgccgtggttacacatggtctgtggttgtagGGACGGTTGGATGttctgacaaattctctaaaacgatgttggaggcagtgtctggtagaaaaattaacataaaattctccggcaacagctctggtggacattcctgcaatcagcatgccaatcgcatgctccctcaaaacttgagatatatgtggcattgtgttgtgtgacaaaactgtacattttagtgaCCTTTtgaccccagcacaaggtgcacctgtgtaatgatcatgctgtttaatcagcttcttgatgtgccacacctgtcaggtggatagattatcttggaaaaggagaaatgctcactaacagggatgcaaaattatttgtgcacaaaatgagaACCTTttggtgcgtatggaacatttctaggatattttatttcagctcataaaacatgggaccaacactttacatgttgcgtttatatttttgtttagtgtaataTTTCTTTAACCATCTTGTTTGAATCAGTACTCATTTGTGGTCACAAATGTTTTATTGTCAGTTACAATGCAGTGTTAAGTGAATAGAAGTTATTcaaaagaaattaatttgttttcAACAACATGTCTACACCATTCAAAGCAATTTTTTTATTACTAATGTCAAATAATTGCTACAAAACCTTTAACCCTTAAAACTAGCCATCAAGATGAACAATTAAAGTAAATAAAagtgtagaaacatttcaaaagcAAAATTCCAACAGAAATACATTTAAGCTCAAATCAATACAAATATTTTTGCACATGGTGGTTCTACTGTAAAATCACTTTTTCCTTGCCACAAGCTCCAGGAGAGTGGAGGTGATTTTGTCTAGGCTGGTGGACTGAGGGACACCCATCCTGTACCCCCGCTCCCAGTGTATTGGGGGTGTAGGATTGAATGGATTGTGAAGATCCCCTGGAGGTGGGTAATCATGAGGGTACATCGGCCCCTGACACCTCTCGTGGGGGTATGCCATTAGCTCCTCTGGACGAGCATGAGATTGTGGGTACATCTCAACATGCCCAAAGACCTCTGAAAGAAGGATGATGTAGATGtggaattatttaaaaaaaaaaataataataaagtcCCACaaacagataaacaaaatgacTGTAATGAACTTCTGCAATTTTGTTGCGAGAAACATGCACACATAATTTACCTTCATATTGagctctcctctccattctcatgtctgtgtctctgtaagGGTCCTGTAGGCTCTCTGGTTTGTAGCGCTCCTGTGAGCGTTCCTTTGAGTGTCTGGGAGGATGGCCTTCGTAATGTCTTTCCTCTTGCACTTCTCTGTAGTTTCCTTCATAGCCATCTCTGGGATATTCCAGGTGATCCTTGCTCATGTGATTATATTCTTTGGAAATTACTGTTGGATGTAGGCTTTCGTACTACAGTTGAAATGAGGGAAGGACCATCTTACTTACATAAACCAACTTTTTTTAAAGTTTCAGAGAAGAGGAAATGTTTGCATTCTCACGTCAGCCTATATCCATTCATCGTCAACTGACATCCGTAAAGCAACGGCGCAACATGCTGCGCAACACAATGAATACCTACCGCAGGCATTACCGCTGTCTTCTCATATTTTTTGTCTTGGAACTCTTTCAGAAGGTTACACAGCTTGTCCTTCAGGAAGTTGGCCTCGTCCACATTCTCAACCTGTATGTTATTCTAGAGGGAAAGCAAGTACATTAAAGAACATGGTCAGTTAAATAAGAAAGTTTCTCGTCCCAAAAGTCGTCAACTAAAGGCTATGGCTATGACAGTTGTCTTTGTGCAAAAGGTATGGTATTTTGATTGGTGTTACTCCTCTTATTAGGATCTTACCAGTACATCCAAAACATTCCCAGTGCCTGGAGTTTCCTCTACCATCGGTCTGGATCCTGCTACTCCTTGATAAGCACCCTAAACAATTAGAATAAGGTACTCAATATCACAGTAAGACATTACATAGACCATTAACAAACTTTAGCAATTGTCagttgcggcaggtagcctagtggttaagagcgttgggccagtaacaaaggttgctggttcaaatcccgagccgactaggcaaaatctgtcaacgtgcccttgagcaaggcacttaaccccattGCTCCTGTAGGTCACTCTGGATAGGAGTGTCTGCTGAATTACtgaaatgtaaaacatttaaaaatgtcaGTTGCGCTTAGaagagggctcccgagtggcgcagcggtctatggcactgcatcggTGCTTGAAGCGTCCCTACCAacaccctggttagattccaggctgtatcacaactggccgtgattgggagtcccataggacggcgcacaattggcccagtgtcgtccgggttttgccggtgtaggccgtccttgtaaagaagaatttgttcttaactgacttgcctagttaaataaaggtttaattaaAAACATTGTCTATATACCTGTGGCTTGGCAAAAGGTTCTGACCTTCTATTGTCATCAGCTTGCCTGGAGGGAAAAAGATTTTGTACGAATCATTAGCGTAATAGTAACCAAAACATCTTTTACCTCAGGATGTAATGATGGAGAAGTTTAACACGTGGTGATATGTAAGTGTGAATAAGTACACTAACTTCAACACGCCCCGATCCTGTTCTGAGGCATCGGAGAACCTGCTCTTTCTCTTCCGTTTCCCGGGGCTCTTGTGGTCATCTGTGGCTCCTTCCAGGAAGCGCCGGAAAGGTTCGGGGATATCTGTTCTCACTCTGCCGCCCTCTGCTGGCCTCTGAGAAGTCCCCCTCTTGCCTGGTGGTCCCatccctcgctctgtctctggATGCTGCGGACCCCTCCACTCTTGACGAATGGCCTTGACAAGGTCAAACAAATGGTCCCTGCTGCCTTGACCCCCTGTCTCCATTGGTTTCTCCATTTGATTTGGGAACCTCAAGTCTTCGTCAGCAGCTCCTTGCCCTTCTGGCCCCTTGGGGTAGCCACGGCCATTTGGATCCCTATCGAGAGATCGCATACGAGGGTTGCCTTCTGGATAGGCTGGCCCATGTTGTTCCTCAGGGTACGCCCTGCGTTGCGCCTCCTCAAGGTATCCGCTTCTACGGGGATCCTCGGAGTAAGGGTCTTCATGAACAGATGGTCCGTGGGCTGCCCTTCCATGGGCGTGTTCAAAGCAGAGAGGAGCTTTGTCAGGATAGGCACGTTCAGGAGGAAATTCCTGCGGATAGGCCGGAACATGAGGATAGCTCCTCCCATGTGGTGATTCATCTTCTCGAAAGGCCCGGTCCTTAGAAGCTTCAGCAGCATGAAATGTTCTACGGAGAACCTCATCAGAATAGAACTGTTTGAGAGGATCATTCGCCGGGTAGACACTCCTGCGTGGAGGTTCTTCATGGTATGCTTGGCGATGAGCGATTTCCTCTTGGTGGCCTGGCCTTCTAACACCCTCCAAGAACTCTTGTCTACGCATGTCCTCCAAATAATCCTGACCATGGATTTGTTCTTCAAGGTAGTGATCCCTTCTACGAAGATCATCCTCCATAAACTCCCGTCTACGAAGGTCATCTTCATGATAGCCTGCTCTACGAAGCTCGTCTTCCTCAAAACTACGCAGACTGGGGTCTCCTCCCCTCAGGTAGACCTCTCGCCCTGCCCCGGACAATAAGTAAGGATCGTCTTCATGGAATGGAGGTCTATATAGATCATCTTCAGGACGGCCTCCTCTGTGGTGGTACTCCCCGTCCGGGAAATCCATCCTCCCTGGATGCAGGTTTCCTTCCCGCCTCATGTCTGATGGATGAGAAAGTGTTGGTTTTGGCTGATTCTTGGCCTCTCTTTCTTTCGGGGGAACTGAAAAAGGGAAAATAACATTGTCAACGTTTTCTGTTTGATATTGGACAAGTTGAGAATAAACACTATTAGTTCAATGACTCATGGCTGGCAAATGTttagtttagattttttttgtatttatttctgATTTAACTAATAGACGTgtcaaaaaaaaatctgaaaagaTCTTACCGCTAGAAATGTTCGATTTGTCCACCTTTCGTTTTTTCTTTAAGACCTAAAATAAAAACCAAAGATTAGGATTAGAAGATTTCAAATAGAACACAAATAACACTTGTATGTAGACTGGTATGTAGACCtacagtggcaggtagcctagtcgttAAGATCgttggccagtaaccaaaaggttgctggttcaaatccccgagctgactaagTAAAAACAATCTGTTGATTTTCACTTAacactaattgctcctgtaagtcgctctggataagatcgtctgcaaaatgactaaaatataaatacaaactCTTGTCAATAAGCAGGTACCTTACCAAGGGGAATCCTATAGTCATCATGACTTACCTTTGGACTTCCTTGACCATTCTGTCTTTCCACAATCTCCGCCATGGCTCGTAAAGCCTTCCCTGATTGATCCAGGACATTGGTACTGTCCCATGTCGCCAAGTCTTTCCTTTTCAAATCCTAGAAAAAAGTACATCAAGCATCACTATATTTAAGATCCTGACCATCATGATCCTTGCTTAGCTTTAATAAAACGTCCAGCAAGAAAGGGGATCATGCATGAGACGCATATCCAGGTAATGCCAGTAAATCACCTCCTTACCAGGTAATTCTGTCGATGTCTGCGACCAATTAAATGATTGACCATGTTGGGTAAGGATGCCTCCAGATCGCATAATCTGCAGATGTATCTGGGGCCAGGCTGACGGTCATAGGAGACTGGCATCACCTCCTCCAGAAGACTCAAACCTGACATGAAGAAATGAGACGCACAGGTCAGAAAGGGACACTTTAAACCGACAACTCTCTCTTAACCACTTTTGACCCAGTTCACTTCTACAAGTATATGCTCTTTGGGCACCAACTTGGAAGTTATAATTTTGTGTTGAAttagacatggttttaaaataCAGTAGTTACCGATGATTGGCTCATCAAGTTTCAGGTATTTGAGGTATTGTTTGATATCCGTGAAATTTGGTAACTCATGATCCCTGGTAGCCCGTCCTGTGAGACCCACAACATCAGAAGTTAGAGATCAATGCCACAATCAATGATATGGTCTTTAGATGACAAATAGTGCTTGAACAGACTACAGCTGTAAAAACTTAAATCTTAGCACCGGAAAAGTCAATAAttcacatacatacagtggggtccggaattattgacacccttgataaaccCTAGCAAAAATGACTCAAATAAATATACTGATCTATATTGTATGCAACAAAAAGGGAAATTATATTatgctaatacaattgctcagataaAGATTACTTGAAATAATACAATCATTTTCTTTCAAAAGTAGGGGTCAAAATCGATATTCCTGTTTTCAAtagtttttctaaaatgtttaatgagttgtaaaacacattgggagggatcttagaccattcctttATACAGAATCCTTCCAGGTCCTTCATCTGTGTGTATGAACTGCTCTCTCTCCAGTTCAACCAACTGCATTCAAGTGCTTGTTTTCACAAATGGTTAAAATTCATGGATAACCTGGCCATCATTATCCATGCGTGATATACGTTACGGATACATACCGAGATGGATTGGTCTGCTGAAAGGAAATGGTTCGAGTCCTTCAGACATTCCCCTCAGACTGCGAGTCACCACCAAGAGACTGGCGTTTTCAAGTGTTTCTTGCGGCGTTCCTTCACCAAAATTAGCCATAGAAATTGCAATGACCCCACAGCGCAGAAATCCCATTTCTGACAACTGCAGCAAAACCTGAAGTAGCTGTGTGTCCAAGGGGAATGAACTGCAAGCCTAATAGAATTGAGTCTCTTCAAAGAGATTGAAGCATGTTTACCAGGGACAGGATTACGCAATGTTTGTCTAATATCTCAGCCAATTTTATTTTTTGCACACTGACCTGTGAGAATAGCAGACACAGCTCAACAGATCCACTGTTAAGTCTTGCGTCTTACGGTCTGTGCAATGTAGA contains:
- the si:ch211-13c6.2 gene encoding uncharacterized protein si:ch211-13c6.2 isoform X2, translated to MPVSYDRQPGPRYICRLCDLEASLPNMVNHLIGRRHRQNYLDLKRKDLATWDSTNVLDQSGKALRAMAEIVERQNGQGSPKVLKKKRKVDKSNISSVPPKEREAKNQPKPTLSHPSDMRREGNLHPGRMDFPDGEYHHRGGRPEDDLYRPPFHEDDPYLLSGAGREVYLRGGDPSLRSFEEDELRRAGYHEDDLRRREFMEDDLRRRDHYLEEQIHGQDYLEDMRRQEFLEGVRRPGHQEEIAHRQAYHEEPPRRSVYPANDPLKQFYSDEVLRRTFHAAEASKDRAFREDESPHGRSYPHVPAYPQEFPPERAYPDKAPLCFEHAHGRAAHGPSVHEDPYSEDPRRSGYLEEAQRRAYPEEQHGPAYPEGNPRMRSLDRDPNGRGYPKGPEGQGAADEDLRFPNQMEKPMETGGQGSRDHLFDLVKAIRQEWRGPQHPETERGMGPPGKRGTSQRPAEGGRVRTDIPEPFRRFLEGATDDHKSPGKRKRKSRFSDASEQDRGVLKQADDNRRSEPFAKPQGAYQGVAGSRPMVEETPGTGNVLDVLNNIQVENVDEANFLKDKLCNLLKEFQDKKYEKTAVMPAYESLHPTVISKEYNHMSKDHLEYPRDGYEGNYREVQEERHYEGHPPRHSKERSQERYKPESLQDPYRDTDMRMERRAQYEEVFGHVEMYPQSHARPEELMAYPHERCQGPMYPHDYPPPGDLHNPFNPTPPIHWERGYRMGVPQSTSLDKITSTLLELVARKK
- the si:ch211-13c6.2 gene encoding uncharacterized protein si:ch211-13c6.2 isoform X1, whose amino-acid sequence is MEGLETTYDDSNVEDYIDCDICTRSIRGETLYKIHRTTVLHMRKEDHLVSTGRATRDHELPNFTDIKQYLKYLKLDEPIIGLSLLEEVMPVSYDRQPGPRYICRLCDLEASLPNMVNHLIGRRHRQNYLDLKRKDLATWDSTNVLDQSGKALRAMAEIVERQNGQGSPKVLKKKRKVDKSNISSVPPKEREAKNQPKPTLSHPSDMRREGNLHPGRMDFPDGEYHHRGGRPEDDLYRPPFHEDDPYLLSGAGREVYLRGGDPSLRSFEEDELRRAGYHEDDLRRREFMEDDLRRRDHYLEEQIHGQDYLEDMRRQEFLEGVRRPGHQEEIAHRQAYHEEPPRRSVYPANDPLKQFYSDEVLRRTFHAAEASKDRAFREDESPHGRSYPHVPAYPQEFPPERAYPDKAPLCFEHAHGRAAHGPSVHEDPYSEDPRRSGYLEEAQRRAYPEEQHGPAYPEGNPRMRSLDRDPNGRGYPKGPEGQGAADEDLRFPNQMEKPMETGGQGSRDHLFDLVKAIRQEWRGPQHPETERGMGPPGKRGTSQRPAEGGRVRTDIPEPFRRFLEGATDDHKSPGKRKRKSRFSDASEQDRGVLKQADDNRRSEPFAKPQGAYQGVAGSRPMVEETPGTGNVLDVLNNIQVENVDEANFLKDKLCNLLKEFQDKKYEKTAVMPAYESLHPTVISKEYNHMSKDHLEYPRDGYEGNYREVQEERHYEGHPPRHSKERSQERYKPESLQDPYRDTDMRMERRAQYEEVFGHVEMYPQSHARPEELMAYPHERCQGPMYPHDYPPPGDLHNPFNPTPPIHWERGYRMGVPQSTSLDKITSTLLELVARKK